The region CGCAATTTCTGGGAATCTTTGGACAGGCGGTGCATTTTGTGGTAAGCACTTGGATAGCCTACAACATCTTGGGCAATTTGAGAGCCTGCACGAGGACCTTGAACTCGGTGGACACCTTGCCGCCGGAAGTGCTGAAGCCGGCCGAGGGGGAGGAGAGTCTGTGGCACTATTGCGACCCTTGTCAAAGGACTGTACCGCCCAGGTCCTGGCACTGCAAGACCTGCAGTACGTGCATCTTGAAGCGGGACCACCACTGCAATTTCGTGGGAAACTGCGTGGGCCACAACAACCAGCGCTACTTCATGTGGTTCTCGTTCTACGCCATGATTGGCAGCGCACTGGCCCTCTACGACAATCTGCTGTACGCCCATAAGCATGGTTTCGAATTTGTGAACCTGTTCACGATGCATTATCTTCTTTTTGTCGAGTACCTACATCCGGGCACCTTTGACTTGCTCTGGGAAATCCTAATAAGATTCATCTTGACTATGAACGTGTTCGCCATCGTATTTCCCGGCGTCCTGTTCATCTCGCAATTAGTTGTAGTCCGCAACAACTCGGTTATGTATAAAACTGCTGATTGCACCTACGATTTGGGTATTTGGAACAACTTTGGTCAGGTTCTTGGACGTCGGCGATTCTGGACCTGCTTATCGCCTGACATCAAGAGTCCTCTTTCGCACAATGGCACTCAATGGGAGTCGAAGGGCAccgtttaaatatattttgatatcTTCTCATCGTTGTCGCAGATTATATTTGGTTTTGCATCCCACACAATCGGGTCTTCCACTTCATTTAGTTCTGCTAATTACCAAGGGAAACGGGTGGTATGAAAATGGGGTGGAATGGTATGGATGCGCCACGTGTCCAAGTCCTATCGGATTACCAGTTGGGGATTAACTACCTAGAGATTCACTTCGAATAATGAGTCAATAGTGTGTCAATGATGTGGTGTTTGCTTAGAAACCAGGATTAAGCAGAAAACTTTAGGtatttaaggaaaataaatactttcaaGAATGATTAAACATACAATGTAACATAAACTGGAGATCCTATCATAAGATTTAGTGTACTGTACACTATACTATATttagtataaatatattatatttctgaaaatattAGTAGAACCTTAAAAccttaacttataatatttctatgaagttttaatattaaagtatttatttaagctagtaaaacacaaaagaatTTCATTTGGCAGTACATACAAAAGTCAACTAGACAccggttaatattttacttcCGCCGTACTCGAAATTTGCATAAAGTTCCGCCGCCCCCAGAATCGCTGAGAAGGCATCTCCGCCCCCGAAAGATAGCCTCAAATCTGTCCATGGCTTGTGACACCTTCTGCCGCAAGTCGAAAACACTTGTCAAGTGTCGGAAAAAGCCGAAATCcgttttgaaaaatgaaagcCACTCGGGATAGAGATAGAGACCATGCTGGAGTGCAGCCGGGAGGGTATGGGCCATGGGAGAATTAATGACGGCGCATGCCAGTGACAAGCCCCGAAACATGGAATCAAAGTCCAAGAGTGGGCGTTTCCGTGTTTCGGTGCATGAAAAATGTTCGAGGTGCGAAATCTGTTGCGAGGTCTAAACAACATAAttgccaaataaaaaagtcGCCGCCGGCTCAGGCTCCCACCGCCTGACCATTAATCAAAACTGGCTGAAAAATGAGCAGGACCAGGACCATTCGAGGAGGCCATGGAACAGCTGCCTGTAGCGAAAAGCAAGAGTCCGAAGTCCACTGAGAAATGGCATTGTCAACACTTTTTGGCCAATCGGAAGGGGGCGGGGCTCGGGGAATCCCCGTCAGCGACATTTGTTCCGGCAATCGCTTATTGCGATGGTCATATCAGAGTtcccgattccgattcctATCCCGATTCCGCCTCCCCTGACTGTTGATGGCTGATGACCTCTGATGCCTGATTGCAGCGCACTCAATTGGGCAACTTCCGAAGGCATTTGGCGTCAGATGGGGGGAGAAAAATAACAGCTGATACGTGTGGTGACTGGTTCTTAAAGGCACAGTACTCCCAGTTCTAGAGTGGAAACCCGTCAGTTGTGGCTATTTCCATGGAGAACACGTTGGCACGTCAGTCAGAATGGGCTCGGATATTCGTTGTGGGCTAGAGAACTTTAAAATGCGGGCCCATCTCGCACAGGGGATGGGTATTGAGTCCTTTCGGCCGCACATTCAGATAGCAACCACTGCCGGGAGCCAGGCTCTGTTAACTGTCTCTCAACCAAAGCCCCAGCCCATTCAGCTCCTGTGTGCAGGACAAAATTCACCGCTAAGCATTTGCCAACAATGTGCGACTGTTCAAAGGACAAAGGGGATTTTGGGACAGGGAAAAGGACATGGAACCGGGCTGACATGGGGGATCATGGGGGTCAGTGTAATCATAACGTTGGCTCTGCTCTGCAAGGGAAAACCTTCCAAACAGGAGGAAAAACTGCTCTGAAAGGGCGCCAAATTAGTGGTATTCCTGCTGCTTAAAATATATGCGTAGTATAAGCAATTCTAAACAATTCAGTGATTTCAACCCTGACCAGCCATAATTTTAATCCCATCTTTGCTGCAAAATTTTGGCAGCCCAACGAAAGCAATCGAGTGGACTGGCTTTTTCTGCAGACTTTTCACCAAGAATTTTCTCCGCTGGCCGAAACGCTGACTGCGCTGTTGCTGCGCAGCCACTGCTCTGATTTTTCTCTGCTTCTCCGCTGCTTTTCCTCAGCATTCCCCGTGCTTTCCCCCTGCTTTTCCTCTGCTTCTGGATGATGGACAAATGGCATCGCCAAGTGAGCCACTAAGCAGCgacagtttttatgatttttcgGTTTCAGCgagttttccttttgtttgttttgcaaTTATTTCCCCTGACGGGAAAAGTGGACTGTAATGTTACTGTTGCCATCTCTTTCGGCAGTGTCTTCTATGTTAACTCACCccaattttttagtttttcacaTTGCCACAACTGTCGCATTCCTATTAGGGGCATatgaaaatgtgtttgtcatat is a window of Drosophila biarmipes strain raj3 chromosome 3R, RU_DBia_V1.1, whole genome shotgun sequence DNA encoding:
- the LOC108026082 gene encoding probable palmitoyltransferase ZDHHC24: MENTVESLRLRAKMDSPDQRGGVSMPKRIVKRIKPWADTIAVSMNVSMTLFFYFFDVFYVMPQFLGIFGQAVHFVVSTWIAYNILGNLRACTRTLNSVDTLPPEVLKPAEGEESLWHYCDPCQRTVPPRSWHCKTCSTCILKRDHHCNFVGNCVGHNNQRYFMWFSFYAMIGSALALYDNLLYAHKHGFEFVNLFTMHYLLFVEYLHPGTFDLLWEILIRFILTMNVFAIVFPGVLFISQLVVVRNNSVMYKTADCTYDLGIWNNFGQVLGRRRFWTCLSPDIKSPLSHNGTQWESKGTV